A section of the Neisseria dumasiana genome encodes:
- a CDS encoding IS1595 family transposase: MIGCKNEDNPRKLKKTTQRKLLEYFVLEVTARSAADILGIQPNTAILFYRKIRLVISHHLALEADQVFEESIEFDESYFGGKHKGKRGRGAIGKVAVFGILKRGGKVYTVVVENPKRESLLHVIKKKIMPEAWFIFEGFAKVSDCLSSYDVLDVSGFTHHRINHSKLFADRQNHINGIENFWNQAKRVLRKYNGIDRKSFPLFLKECEFRFNFGTPKQQLKTLRLWCSI, translated from the coding sequence ATGATAGGCTGCAAAAATGAAGATAACCCACGTAAATTAAAAAAGACGACACAAAGAAAGCTGCTCGAATATTTTGTATTGGAAGTAACCGCACGTTCCGCTGCCGATATCTTGGGTATCCAACCTAACACCGCCATACTGTTTTACCGCAAGATCCGCCTCGTTATCAGCCATCATCTGGCTTTGGAAGCAGATCAGGTTTTTGAGGAAAGCATAGAATTCGATGAGAGCTATTTCGGCGGTAAGCATAAAGGAAAGCGTGGTCGCGGTGCCATAGGGAAAGTAGCGGTTTTCGGTATTCTCAAACGCGGCGGCAAGGTATATACCGTGGTGGTGGAAAACCCTAAGCGGGAAAGCTTATTGCATGTTATTAAAAAGAAAATTATGCCAGAAGCATGGTTTATATTTGAGGGTTTTGCAAAGGTCTCAGATTGCCTGAGCAGTTATGATGTTTTGGATGTGAGTGGTTTTACCCATCACCGCATCAACCACAGCAAACTGTTTGCCGACCGTCAAAACCACATCAACGGTATTGAAAATTTTTGGAATCAGGCAAAACGGGTACTGCGCAAATACAACGGTATCGACCGTAAATCGTTCCCGTTGTTCTTGAAAGAATGTGAATTTCGTTTTAACTTCGGCACACCAAAGCAGCAGTTAAAAACTCTGAGGCTTTGGTGTAGTATTTAG